One Halosegnis longus DNA window includes the following coding sequences:
- the pstB gene encoding phosphate ABC transporter ATP-binding protein PstB, which produces MSNTATTTADTTATTAGETDEQLKAEWREYAFEGEPKLAVEDLNVHYGDDHALDNVSLDIPKESVTALIGPSGCGKSTFLRCLNRMNDRVSSARIDGSVRLDGEEIYQDGVDLVELRKRVGMVFQSPNPFPKSIRENIAYGPKKHGDIQTGVLARLLGRADSDELDALVEQCLRDAALYDEVKDRLDDNALGLSGGQQQRLCLARCLSVGPEVILMDEPASALDPIATSKIEDLIADLAEEYTVVIVTHNMQQAARISDQTAVFLTGGKLVEYGDTDQVFENPQSTRVEEYITGKFG; this is translated from the coding sequence CGCCTTCGAGGGCGAGCCGAAACTCGCCGTCGAGGACCTCAACGTCCACTACGGCGACGACCACGCCCTCGACAACGTCTCGCTCGACATCCCCAAAGAGAGCGTCACCGCGCTTATCGGCCCGTCGGGCTGCGGGAAGTCGACGTTCCTCCGGTGTCTCAACCGGATGAACGACCGCGTGTCGAGTGCGCGCATCGACGGCTCCGTCCGGCTCGACGGCGAGGAGATCTACCAGGACGGCGTCGACCTCGTCGAACTCCGGAAACGCGTCGGCATGGTGTTCCAGTCGCCGAACCCGTTCCCGAAATCCATCCGCGAGAACATCGCCTACGGCCCGAAGAAACACGGCGACATCCAGACGGGAGTGCTCGCGCGCCTGCTCGGGCGGGCTGACAGTGACGAACTCGACGCCCTCGTCGAGCAGTGTCTGCGCGACGCGGCGCTGTACGACGAGGTGAAAGACCGCCTCGACGACAACGCGCTCGGGCTTTCGGGCGGCCAACAACAGCGGCTCTGTCTCGCCCGCTGTCTCTCCGTCGGTCCCGAGGTTATCCTGATGGACGAGCCGGCGTCCGCGCTCGACCCCATCGCCACCTCGAAGATCGAGGACCTCATCGCGGACCTCGCCGAGGAGTACACGGTCGTCATCGTCACCCACAACATGCAACAGGCCGCCCGCATCTCCGACCAGACGGCCGTCTTCCTCACCGGCGGCAAGCTCGTCGAGTACGGCGACACCGACCAGGTGTTCGAGAACCCACAGAGCACGCGCGTCGAGGAGTACATCACCGGGAAGTTCGGATAA
- a CDS encoding PstS family phosphate ABC transporter substrate-binding protein, which produces MSTDSDATVSRRRLLAAVGAAGAAGVAGCTQNTGGSGEASLSGQINMSGSSTVYPLATAVGELFTDEYPEVNFNPQSTGSGGGFQNFFCTGETDFNNASRPIQPEEEQLCADNGVEPIELQVATDALTVIVNPDNDWASELTVEELDQLWSAETQPQQWSDVNSDWPDEDIELFGPSDASGTYDYFIEEVIGEEGSHRQDYSSTEQDRQIISGVEDSEYAIGYLGFAYYTQNSERVQAVAIDNGDGAVEPSIDTARSGEYQPLSRPLFTYPARGSLSEDQIAEFARFFLEQTTDEQLVAEDVGYVPLTEDQQSAQQETLEAAIEDATN; this is translated from the coding sequence ATGTCTACTGATTCCGACGCCACGGTTTCACGGCGACGACTGCTCGCGGCTGTCGGCGCTGCCGGCGCTGCCGGCGTCGCCGGCTGTACGCAGAACACCGGCGGTTCGGGCGAAGCGTCCCTCTCCGGCCAGATTAACATGTCCGGCTCCTCGACGGTGTATCCGCTCGCCACGGCAGTCGGCGAGCTGTTCACCGACGAGTACCCCGAGGTGAACTTCAATCCGCAGTCGACCGGGTCGGGCGGCGGCTTCCAGAACTTCTTCTGTACGGGCGAGACGGACTTCAACAACGCCTCGCGCCCGATTCAGCCCGAAGAGGAGCAGCTGTGTGCCGACAACGGCGTCGAGCCGATCGAGCTACAGGTCGCGACGGACGCGCTCACCGTCATCGTCAACCCCGACAACGACTGGGCGTCGGAGCTGACCGTCGAAGAGCTGGACCAGCTCTGGTCGGCCGAGACGCAGCCCCAGCAGTGGAGTGACGTGAACAGCGACTGGCCCGACGAGGATATCGAGCTGTTCGGTCCCTCCGACGCCTCGGGCACCTACGACTACTTCATCGAGGAGGTCATCGGCGAGGAGGGGAGCCACCGACAGGACTACTCCTCGACCGAGCAGGACCGCCAGATTATCAGCGGCGTCGAGGACTCCGAGTACGCCATCGGCTATCTCGGCTTCGCCTACTACACCCAAAACAGCGAGCGCGTCCAGGCCGTCGCCATCGACAACGGCGACGGTGCCGTCGAGCCGTCCATCGACACGGCCCGCTCCGGCGAGTACCAGCCCCTCTCGCGCCCGCTGTTCACCTACCCGGCGCGCGGCTCCCTCTCCGAGGACCAGATCGCCGAGTTCGCCCGGTTCTTCCTCGAACAGACGACCGACGAGCAGCTCGTCGCCGAGGACGTGGGCTACGTCCCGCTGACGGAAGACCAGCAGTCCGCCCAACAGGAGACCCTCGAAGCGGCCATCGAGGACGCGACCAACTAA
- the pstC gene encoding phosphate ABC transporter permease subunit PstC, translating into MSTDDITDELTRNVEGTTQERLPRLFFFICAAVSVVTTVSIVVLLATEAARFFSVTAPLVGFAGETVDAADFFLRTAWQPPEQFGVLALVSATILITVGSAIVAIPLGVGTAIYLSEYATPAARSRLKPALEILAGIPTVVYGFFAVIYITPVIQGVFPQTGAFNLASASIVVGIMIIPMVASISEDAMSAVPEDLRQAGYGMGATKFDVATGVVVPAALSGIVSSFILALSRAIGETMAVTVAAGSQAQYLNVLNPASYLEGALPMTAAMIKLLLSDITGGGLAYRSLYAIGITLFAITLAMNVISDFIAQRYREEY; encoded by the coding sequence ATGAGTACCGACGACATCACCGACGAATTGACGCGCAACGTCGAGGGGACGACCCAAGAGCGGCTCCCGCGGCTCTTCTTTTTCATCTGTGCGGCCGTCTCCGTCGTCACCACCGTCAGTATCGTCGTGCTGTTGGCGACGGAAGCGGCCCGCTTCTTCTCCGTGACCGCGCCGCTGGTCGGCTTCGCCGGCGAGACCGTCGACGCGGCCGACTTCTTCCTGAGGACGGCGTGGCAACCGCCCGAGCAGTTCGGCGTGCTCGCGCTCGTCTCCGCGACGATACTCATCACCGTCGGCTCGGCGATCGTCGCCATCCCGCTCGGGGTCGGCACGGCAATTTACCTCAGCGAGTACGCCACCCCCGCGGCGCGCTCGCGGCTCAAGCCCGCCCTCGAAATCCTCGCCGGGATTCCGACGGTCGTCTACGGCTTCTTCGCCGTCATCTACATCACGCCCGTCATCCAGGGCGTGTTTCCGCAGACGGGCGCGTTCAACCTCGCCTCGGCGAGCATCGTCGTCGGTATCATGATTATCCCGATGGTCGCCTCGATTAGCGAGGACGCCATGTCCGCCGTCCCCGAGGACCTCAGACAGGCGGGCTACGGGATGGGCGCGACGAAGTTCGACGTGGCGACGGGGGTCGTCGTCCCCGCCGCCCTCTCGGGTATCGTCTCCTCGTTCATCCTCGCGCTCTCGCGTGCCATCGGCGAAACGATGGCCGTCACCGTCGCCGCCGGCTCGCAGGCGCAGTATCTCAACGTCCTGAACCCGGCCTCCTATCTCGAAGGCGCGCTGCCGATGACCGCCGCGATGATTAAGCTCCTGTTGAGCGATATCACCGGCGGGGGACTGGCCTACCGGAGCCTCTACGCTATCGGCATCACGCTGTTCGCCATCACGCTCGCAATGAACGTCATCAGTGATTTCATCGCACAACGCTACCGGGAGGAGTACTGA
- the pstA gene encoding phosphate ABC transporter permease PstA, giving the protein MSTHDFGQVSRTVGTVFRYALLAATLVGVVALGILLLFVAVDAIQPLTADPGWHLTFFLSFVLPTLAVSGYLYLRAPDSLRAGGAIVGLLAVTTMFAGGVVLIFVDIVSPIAWFGFVLALALPAGVLALVSRTLSPGMGTSVGLGALLLYLSLAGVPGPLGGVVGLAPVAPSVIALVGSIPVLPVDWMLLAVSVSLPVGLLAGSYVASYTDRRGGTAALGLTVALGVAASLAAPSLGISAGPSLLLATVIGVPAGLAVWRSWETDRLALAVPAVVVGGAFVGAVAVELLGFAGPQSWVDWQFLTSAHSRIAEDAGLYPAIGGSILLMGAVIVLSFPFGVGAAIYMEEYAPDNRITRLIDVNISNLAGVPSVVYGLLGLGVFVRFAGQPTGTVLVGGATLSLLILPIIIISSREAIRSVPEEMRQASYGMGATRWQTVKNVVLPRAFPGILTGTILALGRAIGETAPLIMIGAPDVVFSLPAELSAKVSAMPLQVYAWATLYGSPEFYQKAVPAGVVVLVSVLLAMNSLAIVLRNRYQNEQ; this is encoded by the coding sequence ATGAGCACACACGACTTCGGACAGGTCAGCCGCACGGTCGGCACCGTCTTCCGGTATGCGCTGCTCGCAGCCACGCTCGTCGGCGTCGTCGCGCTCGGCATCCTCCTGTTGTTCGTCGCCGTCGACGCCATCCAGCCGCTCACCGCCGACCCCGGCTGGCATCTCACCTTCTTCCTCTCGTTTGTCCTGCCGACCCTCGCTGTCTCCGGATATCTCTACCTGCGCGCGCCCGACTCGCTTCGTGCCGGCGGCGCAATCGTCGGTCTGCTCGCCGTCACCACGATGTTCGCTGGCGGCGTCGTCCTCATCTTCGTGGATATCGTCTCGCCCATCGCGTGGTTCGGCTTCGTGCTCGCGCTCGCGCTCCCGGCCGGCGTGCTCGCGCTCGTCTCCCGCACCCTCTCGCCGGGGATGGGCACCTCGGTCGGACTCGGCGCACTCCTCTTGTATCTCTCGCTCGCCGGGGTTCCCGGTCCCCTCGGCGGGGTCGTCGGACTCGCACCCGTCGCCCCGAGCGTCATCGCGCTCGTCGGCTCGATTCCCGTGTTGCCCGTCGACTGGATGTTGCTCGCCGTCTCCGTTTCTCTCCCCGTCGGCCTGCTCGCCGGGAGCTACGTTGCGAGCTACACCGACCGTCGCGGCGGCACCGCTGCGCTCGGCCTGACCGTCGCGCTCGGCGTCGCGGCGTCGCTCGCGGCTCCGAGTCTCGGCATCTCCGCCGGTCCGTCGCTGCTGCTCGCGACCGTCATCGGCGTCCCGGCCGGTCTCGCCGTCTGGCGCAGCTGGGAGACGGACCGCCTCGCGCTCGCGGTCCCGGCGGTCGTGGTCGGCGGGGCGTTCGTCGGTGCCGTCGCCGTCGAACTGCTCGGCTTCGCCGGCCCGCAGTCGTGGGTCGACTGGCAGTTCCTCACCAGCGCGCACAGCCGCATCGCCGAGGACGCGGGTCTCTACCCGGCTATCGGCGGCTCCATCCTCCTGATGGGCGCTGTCATCGTCCTCTCGTTCCCGTTCGGCGTCGGCGCGGCGATTTATATGGAAGAGTACGCGCCGGACAACCGCATCACCCGGCTCATCGACGTGAACATCTCGAATCTCGCCGGCGTCCCGTCGGTCGTCTACGGCCTGCTCGGACTCGGCGTGTTCGTTCGCTTCGCCGGTCAGCCGACCGGGACCGTCCTCGTCGGCGGCGCGACGCTCTCGCTGCTCATCCTCCCGATTATTATCATCTCCTCGCGAGAGGCGATTCGGAGCGTCCCCGAGGAGATGCGACAGGCCTCCTACGGGATGGGCGCGACCCGGTGGCAGACGGTGAAGAACGTCGTCTTGCCCCGCGCGTTCCCCGGCATCCTGACGGGGACGATTCTCGCACTCGGGCGCGCAATCGGTGAGACCGCGCCGCTCATCATGATTGGTGCCCCCGACGTGGTCTTCTCGCTCCCCGCCGAACTGTCGGCGAAGGTCAGCGCCATGCCCCTGCAGGTGTACGCGTGGGCGACCCTCTACGGCTCACCGGAGTTCTACCAGAAGGCCGTCCCCGCCGGCGTGGTCGTCCTCGTGAGCGTCCTGCTCGCGATGAACTCACTCGCAATCGTGCTGCGAAACCGCTATCAGAATGAGCAATAA
- the pstB gene encoding phosphate ABC transporter ATP-binding protein PstB yields the protein MDDSTDYSDSPDPTAESVIETNVADAAASTDTARAPADTIVEARNIDVFYDDVQALDDISMEIPERRVTAMVGPSGCGKSTFLRCINRINDRIDAARVDGELLLRGKNVYDDDVDPVALRRRVGMVFQTPNPFPKSIYENVAYGLNIQDIEGDYDEIVEESLRRAALWDEVKDQLHESGLDLSGGQQQRLCIARAIAPDPEVILMDEPASALDPVATSKIEDLIADLAEEYTVVIVTHNMQQAARISDKTAVFLTGGELVEFGDTEQVFQNPSSDRVEDYITGKFG from the coding sequence ATGGACGACTCGACAGACTACTCGGACTCGCCGGACCCGACCGCAGAGTCCGTCATCGAGACGAACGTCGCCGACGCCGCCGCCAGCACCGACACTGCTCGCGCTCCGGCGGACACCATCGTCGAGGCGCGCAACATCGACGTGTTCTACGACGACGTGCAGGCGCTCGACGACATCTCGATGGAGATCCCCGAACGGCGGGTCACCGCCATGGTCGGTCCCTCCGGCTGCGGGAAATCCACGTTCCTCCGGTGTATCAACCGGATAAACGACCGCATCGACGCCGCCCGCGTCGACGGTGAACTCCTGCTCCGCGGGAAGAACGTCTACGACGACGACGTGGACCCGGTCGCGCTCCGTCGGCGCGTCGGCATGGTGTTCCAGACGCCGAACCCGTTCCCGAAGTCCATCTACGAGAACGTCGCCTACGGGCTGAACATCCAGGACATCGAGGGCGACTACGACGAGATCGTCGAGGAGTCGCTTCGCCGCGCGGCGCTGTGGGACGAAGTGAAAGACCAGCTCCACGAATCGGGACTCGACCTCTCGGGCGGCCAACAGCAGCGACTCTGTATCGCCCGCGCCATCGCGCCCGACCCCGAGGTCATCCTGATGGACGAGCCGGCCTCCGCCCTCGACCCGGTCGCCACCTCGAAGATCGAGGACCTCATCGCGGACCTCGCCGAGGAGTACACGGTCGTCATCGTCACCCACAACATGCAACAGGCCGCCCGGATTTCGGATAAGACGGCCGTCTTCCTGACCGGCGGCGAACTCGTCGAATTTGGCGACACGGAGCAGGTGTTCCAGAACCCGAGCTCCGACCGCGTCGAGGACTACATTACCGGGAAGTTCGGATGA
- the mutL gene encoding DNA mismatch repair endonuclease MutL, whose translation MTDIRRLDDATVDRIAAGEVVERPASVVKELVENSVDAGAGRIDVTVAAGGTDRIEVRDDGSGMSPDDLELAVTEHATSKIRDIDDLEAGVASLGFRGEALHAIGAVSKLTVRSREPGATKGAELRVEGGDIVRQEPVGCPEGTTVVVEELFYNVPARRKYLKSEATEFSHVNSVVSGYALANADIAVSLTHDDRETFATEGRGDRRSAIMAVYGRDVAANMVPVDGTDEPGPLADVGGLVSHPETNRATREYVNVFVNGRWVTATAVRDAVVEAYDRQLAGDRYPFAVIDLDVDPATVDVNVHPRKLEVRFADEDGMARQVRDAVESALLDAGLLRTSAPRGRSKAAQTEISPGERDDRDTSDVDTTPAGDTDTTAPDSGTRQPSPSDSPSSESASSERTDDATPAWHAESTDGADPTTESRESADRRFREPATQTTVDGSDAAPEFDRLPSMRVLGQLHDTYVVAETDDGLVLVDQHAADERVNFERLREGFSGEVVTQTLAEPVELSLTAKEAALAEPAGDVLAQLGFTTALADERTLRVSTVPALLADVSGPELVRSLIDDFADGDPERTVERAVDDLLGDLACYPSIKGNTSLTEGTVTELLTALDDCENPYACPHGRPVVIEVGRDEIENRFERDYPGHS comes from the coding sequence ATGACCGATATCCGCCGGCTCGACGACGCGACGGTGGACCGCATCGCCGCCGGCGAGGTGGTCGAGCGGCCCGCCTCCGTCGTCAAGGAACTGGTCGAGAACAGCGTCGACGCCGGCGCGGGCCGCATCGACGTGACCGTCGCGGCCGGCGGCACCGACCGCATCGAGGTGCGCGACGACGGCTCCGGCATGTCGCCCGACGACCTCGAACTCGCCGTCACGGAACACGCCACCTCGAAGATTCGCGACATCGACGACCTCGAAGCCGGCGTCGCGAGCCTCGGCTTCCGGGGGGAGGCGCTCCACGCCATCGGCGCCGTCTCGAAGCTCACCGTCCGGTCGCGCGAACCGGGCGCGACGAAGGGCGCAGAACTCCGCGTCGAGGGGGGCGACATCGTCCGACAGGAGCCCGTCGGCTGTCCGGAGGGGACGACCGTCGTGGTCGAAGAGTTGTTCTACAACGTCCCCGCCCGCCGGAAATACCTCAAGAGCGAGGCGACGGAGTTCAGCCACGTCAACAGCGTCGTCTCGGGCTACGCGCTCGCGAACGCCGACATCGCCGTCTCGCTCACCCACGACGACCGCGAGACGTTCGCCACCGAGGGACGGGGTGACCGCCGCTCCGCGATTATGGCCGTCTACGGCCGCGACGTGGCCGCGAACATGGTTCCCGTCGACGGCACCGACGAGCCCGGCCCGCTCGCCGACGTGGGTGGACTCGTCTCGCACCCGGAGACGAACCGCGCGACCCGCGAGTACGTCAACGTCTTCGTCAACGGGCGGTGGGTGACGGCCACCGCGGTCCGGGACGCCGTCGTCGAGGCGTACGACCGCCAGCTCGCCGGCGACCGCTACCCATTCGCCGTCATCGACCTCGACGTGGACCCGGCGACCGTCGACGTGAACGTCCACCCCCGAAAGCTCGAAGTCCGATTTGCCGACGAGGACGGAATGGCCCGGCAGGTGCGCGACGCGGTGGAGTCGGCCCTGCTCGATGCCGGCTTACTCCGAACGAGCGCCCCTCGCGGCCGGTCGAAGGCCGCCCAGACGGAGATTTCGCCGGGCGAGCGCGACGACCGCGACACCTCGGACGTCGACACCACGCCTGCCGGTGACACCGACACGACGGCTCCCGATTCGGGGACGCGACAGCCGAGTCCGAGTGACTCGCCATCGAGCGAGTCGGCGTCCTCGGAGAGGACCGACGACGCCACTCCGGCGTGGCACGCCGAATCGACGGACGGCGCAGACCCCACGACCGAATCGCGCGAGTCGGCCGACCGCCGGTTCCGCGAGCCGGCGACCCAGACGACGGTCGACGGGAGCGACGCCGCCCCCGAGTTCGACCGACTTCCGTCGATGCGCGTGCTCGGACAGTTGCACGACACCTACGTCGTCGCGGAGACCGACGACGGACTCGTGCTCGTGGATCAACACGCTGCCGACGAGCGGGTGAACTTCGAGCGCCTGCGCGAAGGGTTCTCGGGTGAGGTGGTGACACAGACGCTCGCGGAGCCGGTCGAACTCTCCCTGACGGCGAAGGAGGCGGCGCTCGCGGAGCCGGCGGGCGACGTGCTCGCGCAGTTGGGATTCACGACGGCGCTCGCGGACGAGCGGACCCTGCGGGTCTCGACGGTGCCCGCGCTGTTGGCCGACGTCTCGGGTCCAGAGCTCGTCCGGTCGCTCATCGACGACTTCGCCGACGGCGACCCCGAGCGCACCGTCGAGCGAGCCGTCGACGACCTGCTCGGCGACCTCGCCTGTTACCCCTCAATCAAGGGGAACACCTCCCTCACGGAGGGGACGGTGACGGAGTTGCTTACCGCGCTTGACGACTGTGAGAACCCCTACGCTTGCCCGCACGGCCGACCCGTCGTTATCGAGGTGGGTCGCGACGAGATCGAAAACCGGTTCGAGCGGGATTATCCGGGACATAGCTGA
- a CDS encoding phosphate-starvation-inducible PsiE family protein, whose protein sequence is MDYDRLIEPSQRGIHLAEIATAYILMGLFIVGVGDLLIRIAEAAYDSIQPGPPAGIADPVVVVGFIDTALLLFIIVEIYQTVVAYTREEDVVRIVIIAALIAVSRKIISFRPGEVIGTDDLMFAGTFSILLLVLTLALYVLRTTDDDGDKEPP, encoded by the coding sequence ATGGATTACGACCGGCTCATCGAACCATCACAACGGGGGATACATCTCGCCGAAATCGCCACCGCGTACATCCTGATGGGGTTGTTCATCGTCGGCGTCGGCGACCTGCTCATCCGCATCGCGGAGGCCGCCTACGACTCAATCCAGCCGGGGCCACCGGCCGGAATCGCCGACCCGGTGGTCGTCGTCGGCTTCATCGACACCGCCTTACTGCTGTTCATCATCGTCGAAATCTACCAGACGGTCGTCGCCTACACCCGCGAGGAGGATGTCGTCCGTATCGTCATCATCGCGGCGCTCATCGCCGTCTCCCGGAAGATAATCAGCTTCCGGCCCGGCGAGGTTATCGGCACCGACGATCTGATGTTCGCCGGTACGTTCTCCATCCTGCTTTTGGTACTGACGCTCGCGCTCTACGTGCTCCGGACGACCGACGACGACGGCGACAAGGAGCCACCGTAA
- a CDS encoding MFS transporter yields MSDTDDRVTVETGVFAAARQFLALERDVLVLSLAMFAFSLGYQGTNQYMAAYLYALGAGPVVVGLFGSLGNLISAVYPYPGGVVSDRIGSRRALTLFGLLSAVGFGLWAVAGAIPPLVTPALALGPVAVPSLTMPVLLFVGLFLVQCWKSFGLGATFAVVRQASAPGELAAGFAAPETLRRLAFLLGPLLVAAALSVFEFERGFRVVLAGAAAFALVGTLVQHLLYDASADSLGDSFAGVGTVLADLRSLPSELPPLLAADTLVRFANGMVYVFFVVYVEAALAGPVAIPVVGSLSPAAFFGVLLAVEMAVAVVSMLPASRLADRAGLKSAVGLGFLVYALFPALLVFAPTDGLAVAGTRIPPAGLFVLLFAFSGLRFAGLPAHKALIAGPTERDAAGRTTGSYYLVRNTLTIPSALVGGLLYARSPTVAFGAATAVGLVGVLIFARYGERFSSPA; encoded by the coding sequence ATGAGCGATACCGACGACCGGGTCACGGTCGAGACGGGCGTGTTCGCGGCCGCCCGCCAGTTTCTCGCCCTCGAACGCGACGTGCTCGTGCTCTCGCTCGCGATGTTCGCCTTCTCGCTCGGCTATCAGGGGACGAACCAGTACATGGCCGCGTATCTGTACGCGCTGGGTGCCGGTCCGGTCGTCGTCGGGCTGTTCGGCTCGCTCGGCAACCTCATCTCGGCGGTGTACCCGTATCCGGGTGGCGTCGTCAGCGACCGCATCGGCTCGCGGCGCGCGCTCACGCTGTTCGGCCTGCTCTCCGCGGTCGGGTTCGGGCTGTGGGCGGTCGCCGGCGCGATTCCGCCGCTCGTGACCCCCGCCCTCGCGCTCGGTCCCGTCGCCGTGCCCTCGCTGACGATGCCCGTCCTGCTGTTCGTCGGGCTGTTCCTCGTCCAGTGTTGGAAGTCGTTCGGGCTTGGTGCGACGTTCGCCGTGGTCCGACAGGCGAGCGCGCCCGGCGAGCTCGCGGCCGGCTTCGCGGCCCCCGAGACCCTGCGCCGGCTCGCCTTCCTGCTCGGACCCTTACTCGTCGCCGCCGCGTTGTCCGTCTTCGAGTTCGAGCGCGGCTTCCGGGTCGTGCTCGCCGGCGCGGCCGCGTTCGCGCTCGTCGGCACGCTCGTCCAGCATCTCCTGTACGACGCGTCGGCCGACTCGCTGGGCGACTCGTTTGCCGGCGTCGGGACCGTCCTCGCCGACCTTCGCTCGCTTCCCTCGGAACTGCCGCCGCTGCTCGCGGCCGACACGCTCGTCCGCTTCGCCAACGGGATGGTGTACGTCTTCTTTGTCGTCTACGTCGAGGCCGCACTCGCCGGTCCGGTCGCGATACCGGTGGTCGGGTCGCTGTCGCCGGCGGCCTTCTTCGGTGTCCTGCTCGCCGTCGAGATGGCGGTCGCGGTCGTGAGTATGCTCCCCGCCTCCCGGTTGGCCGACCGCGCCGGGCTGAAGTCGGCCGTCGGGCTCGGCTTTCTCGTCTACGCGCTGTTTCCGGCGCTGCTCGTGTTCGCGCCGACGGACGGACTCGCCGTCGCCGGAACCCGGATTCCGCCGGCGGGGTTGTTCGTCCTCCTGTTTGCGTTTTCCGGGCTTCGCTTCGCCGGCCTGCCGGCACACAAAGCACTCATCGCGGGGCCGACCGAGCGCGACGCCGCCGGTCGAACGACGGGGAGCTACTACCTCGTCCGGAACACCCTGACAATCCCGTCGGCGCTCGTCGGCGGTCTCCTGTACGCGCGTTCGCCGACCGTCGCCTTCGGGGCCGCGACGGCCGTCGGACTGGTCGGCGTCCTCATCTTCGCGCGCTACGGCGAGCGATTCAGTTCGCCTGCGTGA
- a CDS encoding sensor histidine kinase, whose amino-acid sequence MFDDDPIGTPIETALPPSLVGAGDEPTRVELDDGVRWLRPDEMPLEDGSRVILFSDLTEERRANERFAEQNRRLEEFAAVAAHDLRNPLNILEGYIDLAREEEDVSYLAETDEPLERARLVVQDLLALGRNMDIVTEPEPVEFDPLVESVVERVADDETLAHDPVGTVVASPSRLERLLENLVENVRDHGGDRIEIGPRPGGFYVADDGPGIPESDRESVFEYDYSTHREGPGLGLPLVASIAAAHGWEVEVHERDDGGARVEVTGVEMPQTAVTQAN is encoded by the coding sequence TTGTTCGACGACGACCCTATCGGGACCCCAATCGAGACGGCGCTGCCCCCGTCGCTCGTCGGGGCCGGCGACGAGCCGACCCGCGTCGAACTCGACGACGGGGTCCGGTGGCTCCGGCCCGACGAGATGCCGCTCGAAGACGGGAGCCGCGTGATTCTCTTCTCGGACCTGACCGAAGAGCGGCGGGCCAACGAGCGGTTCGCAGAGCAGAATCGCCGGCTGGAGGAGTTCGCCGCCGTCGCCGCCCACGACCTCCGGAACCCGCTCAACATCCTCGAAGGGTACATCGACCTCGCGCGCGAGGAGGAGGACGTGTCGTATCTGGCCGAGACGGACGAGCCGCTCGAACGCGCCCGCCTCGTCGTGCAGGATTTGCTCGCGCTCGGGCGGAACATGGATATCGTCACCGAGCCGGAGCCGGTCGAGTTCGACCCGCTGGTGGAGTCGGTCGTCGAGCGCGTGGCCGACGATGAGACGCTGGCCCACGACCCCGTCGGGACGGTCGTCGCCTCGCCGTCTCGGCTCGAACGCCTGCTTGAGAACCTCGTCGAGAACGTCCGCGACCACGGCGGCGACCGCATCGAAATCGGTCCCCGCCCCGGCGGCTTCTACGTCGCCGACGACGGTCCCGGCATCCCCGAGTCCGACCGCGAGTCGGTGTTCGAGTACGACTACTCGACACACCGGGAGGGGCCGGGACTCGGCCTTCCGCTCGTCGCCTCCATCGCTGCGGCTCACGGCTGGGAGGTCGAAGTGCACGAGCGCGACGACGGCGGCGCACGCGTCGAGGTGACGGGCGTCGAGATGCCACAGACGGCGGTCACGCAGGCGAACTGA